Below is a genomic region from Desulfofalx alkaliphila DSM 12257.
GCAGGATATGACGTTTCTTTCGCTATCTGATTTCATAGAGAATTGTAGAAACTTAAGAAATACAAATAATGAACTATTTGACTACGATGAGGAAAAGCTTTTAGTCTTAGAAGAATATTTATAACATACCCAGGAGAACTATGTTATTTAGGGAGTGTTTATAAATGGGATACAATGATATATTTGATGAGAATGAGAGATGTTTTCTATACGAAGAAGAAATTTACTTTGAGGCGGAACGGGCGAGGGAAAGAATGATTAGGGCAAGGGAATCAATTTTTTCTCCACAGGATAGATTTATTTCAGAGGAAGAAATTGAACAAATGAGGTTACAATACCTTAAGCTTTATAATGGAATACCTGATGACGACTTTTAGGAAAGTGCCATTGTTATGCAAATAACTTGGTGCTTTTTGTATTTTAAGATACTGTTTTTTAAAACAAAAAAACAGATTAGGTTTAATATTTTAGTATGTTACTGTATGTGTTTATGAAAGTTGCCATTACAATAAACCGCTACGACATAATATCATTTATGTTGTAGTCAGTTTACCAAATTGGAAGGTTTGACATGTGTTTTGCAACATAATTTAGCAGTTAAAATGGTTTTATGTGTGCAACATAATTTAGGAGTGGTACCAAGGTGATTACAGATTTTAAGAACTACCTGTTAGTTGAAGATAAGAGCAACAATACAATTTTAAGTTACCTAACACACGTGCAGGAATACTTGGCCTGGTTTAAACAATCTTATGGAATAGAATTTACGAAACTATACCGTGAAAACGTTTTGGAATTTAAAAGCTATCTTCTTAATATCAAAAAGTTTAAGGGAAAGGGGCTTAGTGCCACAACAATAAATGCCAAACTAAATGCCATGATCAAATTTAACAAGTTTTTAGTTACTTCCAATTACCAGAGCAATATCTGTATTTCTAAAGAGGACCTGATAAAGGTGCAAAAGGAAATTGCCAACCCTGCTGATATCACCAAACTCGAGGTAGAGGGTTTCCGACAAGCTATTCTGGAAGCTGGGGATAGGCGGTTATTTGCAATAGTGACGTTGCTGGCATACAGTGGGCTTCGTATTTCAGAGGCCTTGAATATAGGCTTAGAAGATTTTAATCTGCATACAAAGGAGCTTATTATCAGAAAAGGCAAAGGACAGAAACAAAGAATTGTTTACTTGAACTCAAAAATTGTCACTGCTATCAAAGAATATTTAAAGGTTCGACATAGTGATAGCCAATATTTATTTGTCTCAAGACAGAGTGGGCGGGTTGATAGAACTGTAATTAATAAGGCTTTCAAGAAGTTTAATGATAAAATTACTCCCCACAAATTAAGACACTTCTATTGTTCAAATGCAATCGCATCTGGATTATTTGGCATTCATGAGGTAGCAAATCAAGCGGGCCACACTAACATTCAAACGACTATGATATATACCAATCCCAATAAGGAAGAAATGAAACGAAAGGCGGATTTACTATAGCTTTAGTGTAGGCGGGGTGACTAAATTGGCAAAACGTAAACTTGAATGGAATGATAATAAGCTTGAAAAATTTATTAAAGAGGGAAGAGGTCAGGGGAGAGGGAGTGAATACAAGCCGTGGCTAACAATTCAGGACTTCCCATCCTTGGGAAGGGTTTCAAGGTTGGTTGGATGGAAGACTAAACGTGTTCACCACTTCTTTTCTGATATTCAAACCAGATATTTCTATATCCTTGACTGGGCCGATTCTGTAATTGATATTAGAGAACATTACCCACTACTGGATATAGGAAATGAAATAGCCGATATAGATGACCCATTAT
It encodes:
- a CDS encoding tyrosine-type recombinase/integrase, which translates into the protein MITDFKNYLLVEDKSNNTILSYLTHVQEYLAWFKQSYGIEFTKLYRENVLEFKSYLLNIKKFKGKGLSATTINAKLNAMIKFNKFLVTSNYQSNICISKEDLIKVQKEIANPADITKLEVEGFRQAILEAGDRRLFAIVTLLAYSGLRISEALNIGLEDFNLHTKELIIRKGKGQKQRIVYLNSKIVTAIKEYLKVRHSDSQYLFVSRQSGRVDRTVINKAFKKFNDKITPHKLRHFYCSNAIASGLFGIHEVANQAGHTNIQTTMIYTNPNKEEMKRKADLL